In Zygosaccharomyces rouxii strain CBS732 chromosome E complete sequence, the DNA window CCTTCATTGTCAACGGTCAGATCTTTGAtacaaagaagaagtcGTGTTAACTGGAAAGGTTCACAAATTAACTTAAATGATAATAACATTGTTGAAGAAGCGTTAGGTGAACAGGGTATTATCTGTATGGAAGATATCGTTCATGAAATTTCGACCATGGGTGAAACTTTTAAGCAATGCTGTTACTTCCTACTGCCATTCCAGTTAGCAAGACAGGTTAGTGGATTTAGcgctttgaaaaaattgaaaaaattggaacagAGACAAAAGGAAAGACATTTATCCAATGCTGGTAATGCTCCATTGGTAGAGATTGATATCGATCAATTGTTGAGCGAAATGAATTGAGTTGAGttatttctttatcttaTTTTGTACAATATATTATTTTACATATACATTCTAACAAACGTTTTTACTTAAAGTCATCGGATCTTCTAATAGAGTCTTTGTGTTGGCAAGGGATCTTAATATATCGCGCTTTCCACTGGCTTTTCTGCCATTCAGCCTTTGTCGTTGCTTCCAAGAAGTTAATTGTAGTTGCAATTCATCTAGTTTATCGGTTTGTTTTAGAACCTGGCGTGTTAGTGTATCGATCTTAAATGCGTCCGTTTTCTTACTTTTTTCTAGGTTAACAATTTTGGAATTCATATCTTGTACCACTCGCTCGGCGGCTTGTTGAAATTCTAAGAGTTCGCGATTATGCACGCACGCCTGTTCAAAGGACTTTTGTAAATGACAATACTCAAAATctagttttttcaaagttaTCAAGCACGCTTCTCTTTCAGCATTGAATTTAATCGCTTGCTCTCTATATTTTACATGTTGATCCAATTGTAATTGCAATTCAACTGTTTTCTTAAACGTTTGATCTGAATCACGACGAAATTTTTCCCGTTGCTTAACAATTTCCCTTTGttccaaattcaatttatcgTATTTGGTTTGTACTTGTTCAAATTCTACTCGCCATTTTTCCACTTGTGATTTTAAATCTATATTTTCATCGATTAACTCTTGAAGTTTAGTCTTAAATGCTATTTTGGAATCTTGCGAATCCCTTTGCaatttagaattttcaGCTTCTAGTTCACCCACATTCGTActttcttttgaaagtttaCTGTTCAAGTCTTTGTTTATAGATTTAAGGATATCATGGGctgatttcaattcactATGATCATGGGTCCATCCTTGCACAGTTGTTGTTAAAGCATCCACTTTAGCGGTAAGTGATTCGTTAGAGTGGGTCACTTTTGTATATTCTTCCTCTAGTGATTCGTACTTTTTGGTTAAACGTTCATGCTCATCATTCAACTTTCCATGATcattattcaattttgtATTTTGCTTAGTCAactcaattttttcctcttggtTATTTTCCAACTCCACAGACCTGGCCAATGCAGTCCCtaatttttccatcaattggttctttGTAGTTTGAAGTTCTGAAATATTGGATCGCAATTCAGAATTTTCGTAATTTGTACTTGTGACTTGGGCGGTTAAATCCTTAATCTCGTTTCTATACTCATTGTTATGTTTTTGAAGTTTATTAATTTGAAGCAATACCAAGGAATTATGTCTATCATCCTTTAACTCTTGAATGGTATCTTTCAACTTTCTAATCTCCTGAGAGAGCCTTCTATTCTCTTCGTACCTTATATATTTATAACATTCATCTTTAGctttaaaagattttttaaTACCTTCGCAaagttttttcaatgatttgAATGGATTGTTCTCGTCAAATTGACTCATAGGCAAATTACAAAGAGTATAACACCTACGGAATACTTCAAAAAGTCTTTCCTGCTGGGTCGCCATTTTATTGTCTGGTTCCATGTATTTAATATCAGATGCACCTTTCTGGCTAATTTTAAGAATGGGGAGTGGCAGAATAACGTTATCAACCGACGAGTTAGCCTTCATGGAGTGCCCTATCctctcatcttcattgaaAATCACAATTTCCTTATCCCCAAATTTAACATTACCCTTTGGTGCTTGTAATTTGGAGAACTGTCCAATAATTTCATTAGAAAGTGTTtcttcatcgatttttttgGTTTTAGCGGCTTTCTGTTCAATAGATTTACCGATTTCCATACAGGTAAAGTAGTCAAATGCTTCTTCTACTAATTTCCCGCCAGATTCATTTCGGGTTGTAGGAAGCTCTTCTACAGAAGAGGGTCTAGTACCAAAATCCACCGATACGctcataataatattaatttAGTAAGACTAGATTAAAAacttttgtaattttggaaaattaACCAACTTTTTTTCTGGAATAATCTAATATTAATCGTCTAAAAtaaataacaaaaaataaGACTGGAACCGCTGCCTTGTCAACTCATGCTTTATAACCAAAAGCGTAGCACAATCAATATTAAAAATACAATCATACTTTGTATCTACCCACTTGTGTCTGACGCGCGACACACTGACGCGCGACACACTGACACAAGGTCAGAAGCATAAGAAGAACAATAAATAATACGAATATGTAATGATTCTGGCATGACTACTTTTTCGCTAAGCACCAAATCCGATACCGCCGAAATACTTAACAGAACCACACAGTAGATGACCAAATGTCGTCGTTTCTCTTCTATAAGTAGGCATTAATATGATTTTCTTTAAACCAGATTAATACTCACATTGGCTTTGGATTATCCAAATATTATTCATACAACATTTAATCAGCGAATGGTAAATATCCAACAGCTTGAAGATAGGTTCTATTCCACAGTCACATACCCACGGTCTCTTTACAAGAGAATATGTCATTTACGACAGCATTGCGTGGTTTACCGCTGGCTACTTTGGATAATTAGGAGTAAGTAATGATAAAGCGAATTAGAATAAGAATTGAAGGCTAGATCAGCTTTTTCTTGCACCTTATTGCTAATATAACCAATTTCAGAAGAGGCACGGGCACCCAAAGTattaaagaagatgctTTTAAAAATAACTACAATGATAATAACTTGTTGTTTAAGCTACTTGTCATCTTGTATCTTAACTGTATCTAAGGCCTGTTGATACTTATTTACATTGGATACCATCAATCACTTTAGTCGTCTGAAAGTCTTCTCAATATATTGAGTAGAAAATCGTAGCGATCAAAAATCACTTGAAAAAGCAAGCTTATATATATGGAGTAAATCCTATAAGCCAACAAAAAGGTTGTTTGGCCGAGCGGTCTAAGGCGCCTGATTCAAGAGTTCGACTCTTACCAGCAGTAAAACTGCTGGGAACCCTCAGGTATCGCAAGATGCGTGAGTTCGAATCTCACAGCAAccatttatttttattctaGACTCTCCGTATTGCAGGGCATTTCTGAGTGCTCATGGGTTTTGGATAATGTTAAGCGGCTTACACTTTACCTAGAGACCTTGGAATATAAGTGTCTCTTATTCTTGATGTTTAAATGTCGAATACGTTCTGAACAAAGCTACCTTTGATCAATACAGAAATACTGAAAATGTTCCATCCAGCTCAATGCTTTTAAAACCCCAGGCTCTAGGTTTTAGTTTCGAAGATTTTCTACATGTACTTTTACTAGAGGACTGGTTGTTTAATTGTAACAATTGTTGATAAATAGGGCTCTGACAATGAGTTTGATGCTGTACGCAATTTTGCAGTGTCCACAAAGTAATAATCgttttttccaaatttgCATCTTTAATGTTTTCGTCTTTGACCTTCGTCTTGTTTTCCTGCAATGACGTCTCCCCTTCCCGAGTCGATCTTTTTAGATGCTTTTGAGAAGAACTCTTCGGTTGCATATGCACCAATTCAGTACTTTTGGATATTTGATCTGCTACATTTTCCTGCCTTTCCTTTCTCTGTCTGACGGTTTTCTTCTGATGTTTGTGTTTAACTCTTTTGACTTTTGTTTTAATAGTGGGTTCAGATCCAACGTTAGTTCcaaatttggaattggtcCCCTTGCAAGTCAATCGCCTTCCTGGAGAAAGAATAAgcttttttgttttctcATGAGCTGAACTAGACaaactttcaaaagtaGGAGGTTCATTGCCGCCAACATCTAAACGATGCACTTTAGAAGCACTTGCAGTAGTCCAAACTGTACCATACTGATGCCTAGTGGATCGAGGTGATGTAAATCCGGGgaaaatttttaacattGCTGATTTAGTGGTTGCGCTAACTTTACAACCTgcttttgaaatatttgttACAATTTTAGGAGAGCTTTTCCTTTTCCCCAAAAAATTGTCTAGATTATAGTTGAAGCAAATTCCTTCTCTATTAgtaccactaccaccatGGTCGATATTCTTATTAATAGGCGGTATGGACCTATCACTATGATCTTCTCCACTAGACTCAACGCTACTGTTTTCTAGGTCCAATTGTCCATAGAATTTCATTTTGGAGGATTCTTTCATACCACTGGTTCTTTCTCTAGGAGCTTTATCATGTTTGCACAGAGACAGATGCTTACTGATTTTTCCATCATCAGAATTACCGCAGGTATCAGAGGAATCTGAATTTATTTTTActtctttaaaattaatttcagTGGCTTCAGCACTTTCTTGTTTAGAAGTAGATTCAAAGAGAGGGCTTTCCAAATTATGTGAAGGAGATGCAGCGTTTAGATCTAGGACAATTTCTGACTTTCTTTTCCGAGCAGTACAAAAGAAACCcctattattattatttttgaaaaatttcatgaaAACTCTAAGAGTTAATTCGATGATTCTTTATTTCTATTGAACCAGGCACAGCCCTTTCGAGTAATTAGTGCACTATGCTAAGCTAACTCAAGAAGCTCAATAGCAGTGGTGgcaataacaataatagtgCTATTAACCTCGAGAAAGAAGAGCAACAGCTCCTATAACAACAAGTAATACCGAATAAAATCTCCCATCCATTTATTTGTGTTTGTGTTAATTAAGTTTCTCCCGCATCAATTTGTTTGCGCCGTACGGCTGACGATTCAAAGACCACCCAGAAGAGTTCCAAGAATTAAACGAACTCCGGAAATCAGATATATCCAACACAGTATTCAGTATTCAACATAGTATTCGATTGTAGGATAAATCGACATATACGAATAAATACTCGTATTTACACTAAGATGTATTAATTAGCCTTTGAGACTTCAAAGTTCATAAAATAATTAAAAAACGAATtctaaagaagaagttgctTTTGGAAATTAAGCTTTCGATTCGATTTGATCTGAGCTTAGTCATTCGAATCAAAATTCGTAATGACCGAATCTATCTGTGCAAGAAGTGCATTCACTTGAGGTC includes these proteins:
- a CDS encoding uncharacterized protein (conserved hypothetical protein); translated protein: MSVSVDFGTRPSSVEELPTTRNESGGKLVEEAFDYFTCMEIGKSIEQKAAKTKKIDEETLSNEIIGQFSKLQAPKGNVKFGDKEIVIFNEDERIGHSMKANSSVDNVILPLPILKISQKGASDIKYMEPDNKMATQQERLFEVFRRCYTLCNLPMSQFDENNPFKSLKKLCEGIKKSFKAKDECYKYIRYEENRRLSQEIRKLKDTIQELKDDRHNSLVLLQINKLQKHNNEYRNEIKDLTAQVTSTNYENSELRSNISELQTTKNQLMEKLGTALARSVELENNQEEKIELTKQNTKLNNDHGKLNDEHERLTKKYESLEEEYTKVTHSNESLTAKVDALTTTVQGWTHDHSELKSAHDILKSINKDLNSKLSKESTNVGELEAENSKLQRDSQDSKIAFKTKLQELIDENIDLKSQVEKWRVEFEQVQTKYDKLNLEQREIVKQREKFRRDSDQTFKKTVELQLQLDQHVKYREQAIKFNAEREACLITLKKLDFEYCHLQKSFEQACVHNRELLEFQQAAERVVQDMNSKIVNLEKSKKTDAFKIDTLTRQVLKQTDKLDELQLQLTSWKQRQRLNGRKASGKRDILRSLANTKTLLEDPMTLSKNVC
- a CDS encoding uncharacterized protein (no similarity), yielding MKFFKNNNNRGFFCTARKRKSEIVLDLNAASPSHNLESPLFESTSKQESAEATEINFKEVKINSDSSDTCGNSDDGKISKHLSLCKHDKAPRERTSGMKESSKMKFYGQLDLENSSVESSGEDHSDRSIPPINKNIDHGGSGTNREGICFNYNLDNFLGKRKSSPKIVTNISKAGCKVSATTKSAMLKIFPGFTSPRSTRHQYGTVWTTASASKVHRLDVGGNEPPTFESLSSSAHEKTKKLILSPGRRLTCKGTNSKFGTNVGSEPTIKTKVKRVKHKHQKKTVRQRKERQENVADQISKSTELVHMQPKSSSQKHLKRSTREGETSLQENKTKVKDENIKDANLEKTIITLWTLQNCVQHQTHCQSPIYQQLLQLNNQSSSKSTCRKSSKLKPRAWGFKSIELDGTFSVFLY